The following DNA comes from Ornithinimicrobium avium.
CTGCGGTCCGCGACAGCCCCGAACGGCGGAGCGCCGGCCGACACCAGCTCCTCGGTGAGCGCGGCCAGGTCCTGGCGCAGCCTCAGCTCGGTCTGCCCGAGGTCCAGGGCCTCGACCCGGTGGGTGGGCACCGGCGCGGCCGGGTGCGCGGTCCACGTCGCCCGCCAGCCCCGGTCGCCCGCCGGTCCGAAGGTCTCCAGCTCGGGCACCAGGGCGCCGCCCAGGGCGGGCACGAAGAGGCACTCCTCGGCGCGGGTGGCGGCGGCGAGCAGGTCGGGCGAGCCCTGCGGCATACCCGCGAGGTCGCCGGGGCGGGGCAGCGCGACCAGGAGGGTGCGCTCGCCGAGGTCGCGCCATAGCCGGACCTGCTCGACGAGGCCGAAGGTGGCGTCCACGTCCGGCAGGGCACGGCGCGGCAGGTCGCGGGCGGGCAGCCGGCCGCGCAGCACCTCGGTGCCCCAGAGCGCGGCCCGCACCGACGCCGGCAGCTCGTGGTCGGGCATGTCGCAGATCCTAGGCGGCCGATGGTTAGAGTGACCCATCATGAGCGATGTCCTCGAATTCGCCGGCGTCGGCGTGCGCCGCGGCACCGCCGAGCTCCTGCGCGACATCACCTGGTCGGTGGAGGAGGGGGAGCGCTGGGTCGTGATCGGACCCAACGGCGCGGGCAAGACCACCCTGCTGCAGCTGGCCGCCGCGCGCATGCACCCGACGACCGGCGTGGCAGGGGTGCTCGGGGAGGTCCTCGGTGCCGTGGACGTCTTCGACCTGCGGCCCCGGATCGGGGTCGCCAGCTCGGCGGTCGCCGACCGGATCCCCGACGAGGAGCGCGTCAGCGACGTCGTGGTCACGGCGGCCTACGGGGTGCTGGGCCGGTGGCGGGAGGAGTACGACGCCTCCGACGAGCAGCGCGCGACCGAGCTGCTGGAGGCCCTGGGGGTCTCCCACCTCGCGCAGCGCCGCTTCGGCACGCTGTCCGAGGGGGAGCGCAAGCGCGTCCAGATCGCCCGGGCCCTGATGACCGACCCCGAGCTGATGCTCCTGGACGAGCCGGCCGCCGGCCTGGACCTGCGCGGCCGGGAGGACCTCGTCGGCCGGCTCAGCCTGCTGGCCGAGGACCTCGACGCCCCGGCGATGGTGCTGGTGACCCACCACGTCGAGGAGATCCCGCCGGGCTTCACCGACATCCTCATGCTGCGTGACGGCGAGGTCGTGGCGGCCGGGCCCATCGAGGTCACCCTCACCGCCGACAACCTCAGCTCGACCTTCGGCATACCTCTCGTCGTCGACCGGCACGGGCCGCGCTGGTCCGCCCGCGCCGCGCAGCCGGAGCCCGCGGCGGACGCTGCCGTCGGCGGTTCCGACATCTACTCCCCCGCGTGAGCCTCTGGGAGGTTGGCGCGATCGCGCTGGCCGGCTTCTGGGCCGGCATGATCAACACCATCGTGGGGTCGGGAACGCTGGTGACCTTCCCGACGCTGCTCTTCTTCGGCCACCCCGCGGTC
Coding sequences within:
- a CDS encoding ABC transporter ATP-binding protein yields the protein MSDVLEFAGVGVRRGTAELLRDITWSVEEGERWVVIGPNGAGKTTLLQLAAARMHPTTGVAGVLGEVLGAVDVFDLRPRIGVASSAVADRIPDEERVSDVVVTAAYGVLGRWREEYDASDEQRATELLEALGVSHLAQRRFGTLSEGERKRVQIARALMTDPELMLLDEPAAGLDLRGREDLVGRLSLLAEDLDAPAMVLVTHHVEEIPPGFTDILMLRDGEVVAAGPIEVTLTADNLSSTFGIPLVVDRHGPRWSARAAQPEPAADAAVGGSDIYSPA